From the genome of Psychrilyobacter atlanticus DSM 19335, one region includes:
- a CDS encoding Crp/Fnr family transcriptional regulator, giving the protein MKIINSPNLLKKYIELYNINSIFSNNLEKYMTLYQFKKNEHLFTSSERVNYFYLLVTGGTKIVLNLENGKSLLIDYSKPLEMLGEMEIINNPYSKYDIIATEDTTVIGIGMSVFSKLIANDPIFWKYLYSSTLNKLQTTVNSNIISSSYSFEHVLANYLINHAVEKGDEILIESTSFNDLSQLLGTSYRHLNRVLKKFIEQGLIKKDKRRIIITDYEKLSEYYIELY; this is encoded by the coding sequence ATGAAAATCATTAATAGTCCCAATTTATTAAAAAAATATATTGAATTATATAATATCAACTCTATTTTTTCAAATAACCTTGAAAAATATATGACCCTCTACCAATTTAAAAAGAATGAACACCTATTTACCTCCTCTGAAAGGGTGAATTATTTCTATCTATTGGTTACCGGAGGAACAAAAATAGTTTTAAATTTAGAAAATGGAAAGTCACTTCTAATTGATTACAGTAAACCTTTGGAGATGTTAGGAGAGATGGAAATCATTAATAATCCATATTCAAAATATGATATTATTGCTACTGAAGATACTACCGTAATCGGTATTGGTATGAGCGTCTTCTCAAAGTTAATTGCCAATGATCCCATATTTTGGAAATACCTGTATAGTTCTACCCTGAATAAATTACAGACTACCGTTAATTCAAATATTATCTCCTCCTCCTATAGTTTTGAGCATGTTTTAGCTAACTACCTCATCAACCATGCTGTGGAAAAAGGAGATGAAATTTTGATAGAATCTACAAGTTTTAACGACCTGTCTCAGCTTTTAGGAACCAGTTATAGGCACCTCAATAGAGTTTTGAAAAAATTCATTGAACAGGGACTAATAAAGAAAGATAAAAGAAGGATAATCATTACAGATTATGAAAAACTAAGTGAGTATTATATAGAACTATATTAA
- a CDS encoding BMP family lipoprotein, which produces MKRVILFLMGLSLILLTACGKGEDSKSAGNEGVKKVDYKVGIVLGLGGLGDKSFSDSAYEGLLKAEKELGVKVKYVEPTTLSEFDQFFTEFAEANYDLIIGVSFDAEKGIEKVAKEYPGSNFVLIDSIVDLPNVKSIMFNQKEGSFLAGALGQMVSKTNSIGFVGAVEAPVIKSFYEGYEQGAHYMNSNTEVKDIYVGGSNPFNDPARAKELAISMAENDVDVIFTVAGGSGRGVMEAIKGREDLYGIGVDSNQDGEVEGKILTSILKRVDISVFNAASEGLAGNFKGGTVVLGLKENGMGTTNFEFSKELIGEENLAKLEQIKKDLISGKIEIK; this is translated from the coding sequence ATGAAAAGAGTAATATTATTTTTAATGGGTTTAAGCTTGATCTTATTGACTGCTTGTGGAAAGGGAGAGGATTCTAAGAGCGCAGGAAATGAAGGTGTAAAAAAAGTTGACTATAAAGTAGGAATAGTACTTGGTTTAGGTGGATTAGGAGATAAATCTTTTAGTGATTCAGCTTATGAAGGACTTTTAAAAGCAGAAAAAGAATTAGGAGTAAAAGTTAAATATGTGGAACCTACAACACTTTCAGAATTCGATCAATTTTTTACTGAATTTGCAGAAGCAAATTATGACCTTATAATTGGTGTAAGTTTTGATGCTGAAAAAGGTATTGAAAAGGTAGCTAAAGAGTATCCAGGAAGTAATTTTGTACTTATAGATTCAATTGTAGACCTTCCAAATGTAAAATCTATAATGTTTAATCAAAAAGAAGGTTCTTTCTTAGCGGGAGCTTTAGGACAAATGGTAAGTAAAACTAATTCAATTGGATTTGTAGGAGCAGTAGAAGCCCCAGTAATAAAGAGTTTTTATGAAGGGTATGAGCAAGGAGCTCACTATATGAATTCAAATACTGAAGTAAAAGATATATATGTTGGTGGAAGCAATCCATTCAATGACCCTGCTAGAGCAAAGGAATTAGCTATCTCAATGGCAGAAAACGATGTAGATGTTATATTTACAGTAGCAGGTGGATCTGGTAGAGGAGTTATGGAAGCTATAAAGGGAAGAGAAGATCTATATGGAATTGGTGTAGATTCAAACCAAGACGGAGAAGTAGAAGGGAAAATCTTAACTTCAATCTTAAAAAGAGTAGACATATCTGTATTTAATGCAGCTTCAGAGGGCTTAGCTGGAAACTTTAAAGGTGGAACAGTTGTCTTAGGATTAAAAGAAAATGGAATGGGAACTACTAACTTTGAATTTTCTAAAGAGCTTATCGGAGAAGAAAATTTAGCTAAATTAGAACAAATAAAGAAAGACTTAATTTCAGGAAAGATTGAAATAAAATAA
- a CDS encoding cyclase family protein, whose protein sequence is MKLNVKTIEMPEKLREWAEKQDEHQARHIGTHIDVYNYSDLDLSLKLCRGVVVDVRGIDIIDCERVEKIEVRKGDFIIFRTGFMEKFGYGTKEYLNLEGAPFLTDEAVNSLIDRGVKFIGIDLHGIQHGRDHRKIDEYTESKGTYVIENMTNLDKISEIIQLKLEWDQKEGATAIPVEIEVLG, encoded by the coding sequence ATGAAATTAAATGTAAAAACTATTGAGATGCCGGAAAAACTTAGAGAGTGGGCTGAAAAGCAGGATGAACATCAAGCCAGACATATAGGAACGCATATAGACGTGTACAACTATTCTGATTTGGATCTTTCTTTAAAGCTATGCAGAGGAGTAGTAGTAGATGTTAGAGGTATAGATATCATAGATTGTGAAAGAGTAGAAAAAATTGAAGTTAGAAAAGGAGATTTTATTATTTTTAGAACTGGCTTTATGGAAAAATTTGGTTATGGGACTAAGGAATATTTGAATTTAGAAGGGGCTCCATTTTTGACAGATGAAGCAGTAAATTCTCTCATAGATAGAGGTGTAAAATTTATAGGAATAGATCTTCACGGAATACAACATGGAAGAGATCATAGAAAGATAGACGAGTATACAGAATCTAAAGGAACCTATGTAATTGAAAATATGACCAACTTAGATAAAATATCTGAGATAATCCAATTGAAATTAGAATGGGATCAAAAAGAAGGTGCTACAGCTATTCCGGTAGAAATAGAAGTTTTAGGGTAG
- a CDS encoding MarR family transcriptional regulator has product MEKNKEERIFEKISEFLEKAEVYNDLSNKNKNWDLSLSEIHCIDNIEKLESPNVTLLANTMRMTRGGITKITRKLIKKEFITSFKEEGNKKEVYFRLTSIGMEVYLDHEKSHEIAKNREMSFYSTFTGEEKNTILKFLERSNNHLQKEMYKLKEIKK; this is encoded by the coding sequence ATGGAAAAAAATAAAGAGGAACGTATATTTGAAAAAATATCTGAATTTCTGGAAAAAGCAGAGGTATACAACGATCTATCCAACAAAAATAAGAACTGGGATCTTTCACTATCTGAGATCCACTGTATAGATAATATTGAAAAGCTAGAATCTCCAAATGTCACTTTATTGGCAAATACCATGAGAATGACTAGAGGTGGGATTACTAAGATTACAAGAAAATTAATAAAGAAAGAGTTTATAACCAGCTTTAAGGAAGAGGGAAATAAAAAAGAGGTATACTTTAGATTAACTTCGATAGGAATGGAAGTTTATTTGGACCATGAAAAGAGTCATGAAATAGCAAAAAACAGGGAGATGAGTTTTTATTCAACCTTTACTGGAGAGGAGAAAAATACCATCTTAAAGTTTTTGGAAAGGTCAAATAACCACCTGCAAAAAGAGATGTATAAATTAAAAGAAATAAAAAAATAA
- a CDS encoding SHOCT domain-containing protein: MINSCGLGFSFGNSMFFGHGIFMFIFWILVAMSIVSVFRSFSFGRVGSFRGNKDKNYLEILKKRYVNGEITREEYQEIKQKLRD; encoded by the coding sequence ATGATAAATAGTTGTGGATTAGGTTTCAGTTTTGGAAATTCGATGTTTTTTGGCCATGGAATATTCATGTTTATATTCTGGATATTGGTTGCTATGTCAATAGTATCGGTATTTAGGAGTTTTTCTTTTGGAAGAGTAGGCAGCTTTAGAGGAAATAAGGATAAGAATTATCTGGAAATACTAAAGAAAAGATATGTCAATGGTGAGATTACAAGGGAAGAATATCAGGAAATAAAACAAAAATTAAGAGATTAA
- a CDS encoding Crp/Fnr family transcriptional regulator — MKSNLIIENFIDTYKLNNLFSKENTNLFKLKKYSKGENIINAKDEVKHIYFIVSGGVDIHSFLASGRSIFINKLSPPEIFGDVEYLGETTMLFDVAANSNNTIIMSISFKAIEANLSNNSQLWRFLGVASTRKLLKTNRAILLKEGFNLKNILALHLVKNDHLINFKSLNELSKELNVSYRNLTRIIKFFTDSGIIKKDRKSIISLDKDAIKRYSKEI; from the coding sequence ATGAAAAGCAATCTAATTATAGAAAATTTTATTGATACATATAAATTGAACAACTTGTTTTCTAAAGAAAATACTAATTTATTCAAATTGAAAAAATATTCCAAAGGGGAAAATATAATCAATGCCAAAGATGAAGTAAAACACATATATTTTATCGTATCTGGAGGAGTTGATATCCACTCTTTTTTAGCCAGTGGCAGGAGTATCTTCATCAACAAATTATCTCCCCCAGAAATATTTGGAGATGTCGAGTATTTAGGAGAAACTACCATGTTATTTGATGTAGCAGCCAACTCTAACAATACCATTATTATGAGTATCTCATTTAAAGCCATTGAGGCTAATTTGAGTAATAATTCCCAACTCTGGAGGTTTTTAGGAGTAGCTTCTACCCGGAAATTATTAAAAACAAACAGAGCTATCCTTCTAAAAGAAGGATTTAACCTAAAAAATATCTTAGCCCTTCACTTGGTTAAAAATGATCACCTTATAAATTTCAAATCTTTAAACGAACTATCCAAAGAATTAAATGTCAGTTATCGTAATTTAACTAGGATCATAAAGTTTTTTACAGATTCAGGGATAATAAAAAAAGATCGAAAAAGTATCATTAGCTTGGATAAGGATGCTATAAAAAGATATTCTAAAGAGATATAG
- a CDS encoding thymidine phosphorylase: MRIVDIIQKKREKEILTDEEIRFLLENYQAGEVPDYQIASFLMAVYFNGMTTEELKVFTETMIDSGDTIDFPGVEKFLIDKHSTGGVGDKTTIALAPIFGALGMGTAKLSGKGLGHTGGTIDKFESIKGFKFSNSKEELIKIVNETGTGLMGQADTIVPLDKKLYALRDVTATVSSIPLIASSIMSKKLAVHADAIILDVKVGSGAFMKDLTEARKLAQTMYDLGKAFDRNIVCMLTNMDEPLGNAVGNSLEIVEAVETLKGNGPEDFTHLVEVLGAQALILKGDVKTLEEGIEKVKEVIKNGKALEMLKKFVKGSGGNPDICDDYSLLNIATETFEFNVDESGYIKHIDAEKIGKAAMMLGAGRATKEDIIDHSVGLIMHKKVGDQFESGEAILTLYHQNNMRDEIIETLRGAFVFSKEKVEKIPTILDMIG; this comes from the coding sequence ATGAGAATAGTTGACATTATCCAAAAGAAAAGGGAAAAAGAAATTTTAACCGATGAGGAGATAAGATTTTTATTAGAAAATTATCAGGCAGGAGAAGTTCCTGATTATCAAATTGCATCTTTTTTAATGGCTGTTTATTTTAATGGAATGACTACAGAGGAATTAAAAGTATTTACAGAAACTATGATAGATTCAGGAGATACAATAGATTTTCCTGGTGTAGAGAAATTCTTGATAGATAAACATTCTACAGGAGGGGTAGGAGATAAAACAACTATCGCTTTAGCTCCTATATTTGGTGCTTTAGGAATGGGAACGGCAAAATTATCTGGTAAGGGGCTAGGACATACTGGTGGAACTATAGATAAATTTGAATCGATCAAAGGGTTTAAATTCAGCAATTCAAAGGAAGAGTTGATAAAGATAGTAAACGAAACTGGAACAGGACTGATGGGACAGGCAGACACAATAGTTCCTTTGGATAAAAAGCTTTATGCACTTAGAGATGTTACAGCTACTGTATCGAGTATTCCGCTTATTGCCAGCTCTATAATGAGTAAAAAATTGGCAGTTCATGCAGATGCAATAATTTTAGATGTAAAGGTAGGATCTGGAGCATTTATGAAGGACCTAACAGAGGCACGTAAATTAGCTCAAACAATGTACGATTTGGGGAAGGCGTTTGATAGAAATATCGTATGCATGCTGACTAATATGGATGAACCATTAGGGAATGCTGTAGGTAACTCACTAGAAATAGTAGAAGCTGTGGAAACTCTAAAAGGAAATGGTCCAGAGGACTTTACTCACCTAGTAGAAGTATTAGGAGCTCAGGCACTTATCTTAAAAGGTGATGTAAAAACATTGGAAGAAGGGATTGAAAAGGTAAAAGAAGTTATAAAGAATGGAAAAGCTCTTGAGATGCTGAAAAAATTCGTAAAAGGAAGCGGTGGAAATCCAGATATCTGTGATGACTACTCGTTACTTAATATAGCTACTGAAACTTTTGAATTTAATGTGGATGAAAGTGGATATATAAAACATATTGATGCTGAAAAAATAGGTAAGGCTGCAATGATGTTAGGAGCAGGAAGAGCTACAAAGGAAGATATAATCGATCATTCAGTTGGGTTGATAATGCATAAAAAAGTAGGAGATCAGTTTGAGTCAGGAGAAGCTATTTTAACTCTATATCATCAAAACAATATGAGAGATGAGATCATAGAAACTTTAAGAGGAGCTTTTGTATTCTCTAAAGAAAAAGTAGAAAAAATTCCTACAATATTAGACATGATCGGATAA
- the deoC gene encoding deoxyribose-phosphate aldolase has protein sequence MEINKYIDHTVLKATTTEADIIKLCKEAREYNFFSVCVNGSYVPLAKKELEGSDVKIAAVIGFPLGAMSKDAKIFETKKCIEDGADEIDMVLNVGFLKDGKFDEVESEIRGIKEAMGTHVLKVIHENCYLTDAEKRKACELSVSAGADFVKTSTGFGTGGSTFEDVALMKEVVGDKAQIKAAGGVRDIETAMRYIEMGVTRLGTSSGVSLVSTGKAKEGEY, from the coding sequence ATGGAAATAAACAAGTATATAGATCATACAGTATTAAAGGCAACGACTACAGAGGCAGATATAATTAAATTATGTAAGGAAGCTCGTGAATATAACTTCTTTTCAGTATGTGTAAACGGATCTTATGTACCTTTAGCTAAGAAAGAGTTAGAGGGATCAGATGTAAAAATTGCAGCAGTAATAGGATTCCCTTTAGGAGCTATGTCTAAAGATGCAAAAATATTTGAAACTAAAAAATGTATCGAAGATGGAGCAGATGAGATCGACATGGTATTAAATGTTGGATTCTTAAAAGACGGTAAATTTGATGAGGTAGAATCTGAAATCAGAGGAATAAAGGAAGCTATGGGAACTCATGTATTGAAAGTTATCCATGAAAACTGTTATTTAACAGATGCAGAAAAAAGAAAAGCTTGTGAGCTTTCTGTAAGTGCAGGGGCAGACTTCGTAAAAACTTCTACAGGATTTGGAACAGGAGGATCTACATTTGAAGATGTAGCTCTTATGAAAGAAGTAGTAGGGGATAAAGCACAGATAAAGGCCGCTGGAGGAGTAAGAGACATAGAAACTGCTATGAGATATATCGAGATGGGAGTAACTAGATTAGGAACATCTTCTGGTGTGAGTTTAGTAAGTACAGGGAAAGCAAAAGAAGGAGAATACTAA
- a CDS encoding HD domain-containing protein has product MNRKLIIEKTKEFVKMKLEGEGTGHDWWHIVRVFNNAMDITKKEKLIHEGNIDIFVVELGALLHDIADHKFGYTDEDRKNIITDFLLELGVQNEIIDHVVYIVNNISFKGGENKHKMETIEGEIVQDADRLDAIGAIGIGRTFAYGGYKKRVMYDPDCELDIKDKEDTISHFYEKLLLLKDKMNTKAGYEKAQNRHRVMEEFLENFHSEWKGEK; this is encoded by the coding sequence ATGAATAGAAAACTAATTATAGAGAAAACCAAAGAATTTGTTAAGATGAAATTAGAAGGAGAAGGAACAGGACATGATTGGTGGCATATTGTAAGAGTTTTCAATAATGCAATGGATATAACCAAGAAGGAAAAGCTCATTCATGAGGGGAATATAGATATATTTGTGGTTGAACTAGGAGCTCTCCTACACGATATAGCAGATCATAAGTTTGGATACACCGATGAGGACAGAAAAAACATCATAACTGATTTTCTATTAGAATTAGGAGTACAAAATGAAATAATAGATCATGTAGTTTATATAGTGAATAATATTTCATTTAAAGGTGGGGAAAATAAACACAAGATGGAAACTATCGAGGGTGAGATAGTCCAAGATGCAGACAGGTTGGATGCTATAGGAGCCATAGGGATAGGGAGAACTTTTGCATATGGAGGATATAAAAAAAGAGTTATGTATGATCCAGATTGTGAGCTCGATATAAAAGATAAGGAAGATACAATAAGTCATTTCTATGAGAAACTGTTGCTCTTAAAGGACAAGATGAATACTAAAGCAGGATATGAAAAAGCTCAAAACAGACATAGAGTCATGGAAGAATTTTTGGAAAATTTTCATTCTGAATGGAAAGGAGAGAAATAA
- a CDS encoding MogA/MoaB family molybdenum cofactor biosynthesis protein translates to MRVGIICMSDKGSKGEREDLSTKVIIECVENFGYEVIATDLIPDEEQIIENKLLEVVERGDIDLILTTGGTGFSPRDVTPEATLRVIERLTPGIPEAMRAFSMKITNRGMLSRGVAGIRKNTLIINLPGSPKAVREILEYMLEPIDHGLEILLKKTGDCARK, encoded by the coding sequence ATGAGGGTTGGAATAATTTGTATGAGTGACAAGGGATCTAAAGGTGAGAGGGAAGATCTAAGTACAAAAGTGATTATAGAGTGTGTAGAAAATTTTGGATATGAAGTTATTGCAACAGATCTCATTCCAGATGAAGAACAAATTATAGAGAATAAACTTTTAGAGGTCGTAGAAAGAGGAGATATAGATTTAATTTTAACCACAGGAGGGACAGGGTTTTCTCCAAGGGATGTGACACCAGAAGCAACTCTGAGGGTGATAGAGAGGCTCACACCTGGGATACCAGAAGCTATGAGAGCTTTCAGTATGAAGATAACTAATCGTGGGATGCTCTCTAGAGGTGTTGCAGGAATTAGAAAGAATACGTTGATAATTAATCTTCCCGGAAGTCCGAAAGCTGTAAGGGAGATATTAGAATATATGTTAGAACCGATAGATCACGGTCTAGAAATTTTATTAAAAAAAACAGGAGATTGTGCCAGAAAATAG
- the moaA gene encoding GTP 3',8-cyclase MoaA, giving the protein MLDSYSRDIDYLRISLTDSCNFKCKYCSPYENIHRFEKNMSQHQIVDLVKLFSKMGIKKIRLTGGEPLLRKDLVEIVRGIKDIDGIEEIAMTTNGLLLSDKLEELKEAGLDRVNLSLDTFKREKFKGITGVDGLAKILLSIDKLEELNMIPIKINCVLINDFNNDEIGEFIKFTKDRKVQVRFIELMAMGDNVEWGKGKHYSAVEVLKKHRELKFYREENIAKIYKVPNSEGEVGFISPNSNKFCASCNRIRITSEGKLKLCLHSDTEYDLLEVLAEKDPLGTLKEIMGEKPKEHKLDEKKYIKKNMVSIGG; this is encoded by the coding sequence ATGTTAGATTCATATAGTAGAGATATAGACTACTTAAGAATTTCATTGACAGATAGTTGTAATTTTAAGTGTAAATATTGTAGTCCCTATGAGAATATACATCGTTTTGAAAAAAACATGTCTCAGCATCAGATCGTTGATTTGGTAAAATTATTTTCAAAAATGGGGATAAAAAAAATAAGGTTAACAGGAGGGGAACCTCTATTAAGAAAAGATTTGGTGGAAATAGTAAGGGGAATAAAGGATATAGACGGGATAGAAGAGATTGCCATGACCACCAATGGACTGTTGCTATCGGATAAATTAGAAGAACTAAAAGAAGCCGGGTTAGACAGGGTAAATCTGAGCCTTGATACCTTTAAAAGGGAAAAGTTTAAAGGTATAACAGGGGTAGATGGTTTAGCTAAAATTTTGTTATCTATAGATAAATTAGAAGAATTAAATATGATCCCTATAAAGATAAATTGTGTTTTAATAAATGACTTTAACAATGATGAAATAGGAGAGTTTATAAAATTTACTAAAGATCGAAAAGTACAGGTAAGGTTTATTGAATTAATGGCAATGGGAGATAATGTAGAATGGGGTAAAGGAAAACACTATTCAGCAGTAGAGGTCTTAAAAAAGCATAGAGAGTTGAAATTTTATAGGGAAGAAAATATAGCTAAAATTTATAAAGTGCCAAATTCAGAGGGAGAGGTTGGATTTATATCTCCTAATTCAAATAAATTTTGTGCTTCCTGCAATAGAATAAGGATAACTTCTGAAGGGAAATTAAAGCTGTGTTTACACTCTGATACAGAGTATGACCTATTAGAAGTCTTGGCGGAGAAAGATCCATTGGGAACCCTAAAAGAAATTATGGGAGAAAAACCCAAAGAACATAAGTTGGATGAAAAAAAATATATAAAGAAAAACATGGTAAGCATAGGTGGATAA
- a CDS encoding ABC transporter permease: protein MDYILNGFIRAFQLIISLNKELYEVIFLSIGVAFISTTIISVVFIPIGLKLGLKKFKGEVFFARTIFSLMGVPSVVVGLVVALVLSRNSVFGFLELLYTPTAIIIAQSLLILPLCLSLTYTLSRSKARKINRVGKILGGKRKDRLFLILFELKDELLIIVITCFSRAITEVGAVMIVGGNLKGSTRVMTTSISMLNSMGDYSTGIALGIILLGITFLINNFIYVHKIEVND from the coding sequence ATGGATTATATATTAAATGGATTTATAAGGGCATTTCAACTAATAATTTCTTTGAATAAGGAGTTATATGAAGTTATTTTCCTTTCAATAGGGGTTGCCTTTATTTCAACAACGATAATTTCAGTTGTATTCATACCTATAGGATTAAAGTTGGGGCTGAAAAAATTTAAGGGAGAAGTTTTTTTTGCCAGAACAATATTCTCTTTGATGGGTGTTCCATCAGTAGTAGTAGGGCTGGTAGTAGCTTTAGTTTTATCTAGAAACTCAGTATTTGGCTTTTTAGAGTTACTTTATACACCTACAGCCATTATTATAGCTCAATCACTATTGATCTTACCTCTATGCCTGAGCTTGACCTATACACTGAGCCGGTCTAAGGCACGAAAAATAAATAGAGTAGGGAAGATACTGGGTGGAAAGAGAAAAGACAGATTGTTTTTAATCCTGTTTGAATTAAAAGATGAACTGCTGATCATAGTTATAACTTGTTTTTCTCGAGCTATAACAGAGGTAGGGGCAGTGATGATCGTAGGTGGTAACCTAAAGGGCTCTACCAGGGTAATGACAACGTCTATCTCTATGTTAAACTCGATGGGAGACTATTCTACAGGGATAGCTCTAGGGATAATATTATTGGGAATCACATTTTTAATTAATAATTTTATATATGTTCATAAGATCGAGGTGAATGACTAA
- a CDS encoding ATP-binding cassette domain-containing protein, with the protein MKKDIKIRDLKKEFNRKGILNIPELTFRKGGISYLLGENGAGKSTLLNILAKVDKEYQGRIDDSFREDEISLVDANPYMLKGNVYKNIAYPLKIRKRENIDKSMTALLDIFNLKTLKNKEASKLSSGETQKVAIVRALSFSPKLLMLDEPTANLDKSAKLELIDILGKYNQQGNTIIVVTHDHSFFENLEGEKIVLEKLGIEQKRS; encoded by the coding sequence ATGAAAAAGGATATAAAAATTAGAGATTTAAAAAAAGAATTTAATAGAAAAGGTATTTTAAATATTCCGGAACTCACTTTTAGAAAAGGCGGGATCAGTTATCTACTTGGAGAAAATGGAGCAGGGAAATCGACCCTGTTAAATATTTTGGCTAAGGTAGATAAGGAGTATCAAGGCAGGATAGATGACTCTTTTAGAGAAGATGAGATCTCATTGGTAGATGCCAATCCATATATGCTCAAAGGAAATGTATATAAAAATATTGCATACCCATTGAAAATTAGAAAAAGAGAGAATATAGATAAGAGTATGACAGCTCTTTTGGATATATTTAATTTAAAGACATTGAAAAATAAGGAAGCTTCTAAACTATCTAGTGGAGAAACTCAGAAAGTTGCAATAGTAAGGGCACTTTCATTTTCTCCTAAACTACTCATGCTAGATGAACCTACAGCAAACCTGGATAAATCAGCAAAACTTGAGCTTATAGATATTTTAGGGAAATATAATCAGCAAGGGAATACTATAATTGTTGTAACTCATGATCATAGTTTTTTTGAGAATTTAGAGGGAGAAAAAATAGTTTTGGAGAAATTAGGAATAGAACAGAAGAGGAGTTAA
- a CDS encoding molybdopterin molybdotransferase MoeA, whose translation MNFLKVTDIDEIEELILKKIPSLKGKKETCKLEESLGRVLCENIVASVNVPEFNRSTVDGYAIKSKESLGASQGIPAFFTIKGEVLMGENTSKKLESGEAIYVPTGAMIPTGADSMIMIEYCEILEDTLLVHKPVSSFENIMLMGEDVKEDDVILKKGSTITPENIGALASLGIYDLPVFKKFKFSIISTGDEIIGEDEEYKMGKIRDVNSYTLSLAIQKFGVVVEKKIVKDNFDTILEEVKKSTEKSDIVLISGGSSAGNYDYTSKVISLLDEGEVFIHGISIKPGKPTIIGKSNDKLIFGLPGHPISSMVVFNIVVKKLIENLYFCEDKDDYYYGTLSHNLHSTPGRTTYQMINKTIENDDIVINPIFGKSGMTTLMTKSNGYIILESNIEGLEKGSRVKVYRF comes from the coding sequence ATGAATTTTTTGAAGGTAACGGATATAGATGAGATAGAGGAATTAATTTTAAAAAAAATACCCTCACTTAAAGGAAAGAAAGAGACATGTAAACTGGAAGAATCATTGGGCAGAGTACTATGTGAAAACATTGTAGCTAGTGTCAATGTTCCTGAATTTAATAGGTCTACAGTGGATGGGTATGCTATAAAGTCCAAAGAATCATTGGGAGCTTCCCAAGGTATACCTGCATTTTTCACCATAAAAGGTGAAGTTTTAATGGGGGAAAATACCTCTAAAAAATTAGAAAGCGGAGAGGCAATATATGTTCCCACAGGTGCTATGATCCCGACAGGTGCAGATTCTATGATAATGATAGAGTATTGTGAGATATTAGAGGATACTTTACTAGTGCATAAACCGGTGAGTAGTTTTGAAAATATAATGCTCATGGGAGAAGATGTAAAGGAAGATGATGTTATTCTAAAAAAAGGATCAACTATAACTCCTGAAAATATAGGAGCCTTAGCGTCTCTTGGGATATATGACCTGCCTGTATTTAAAAAGTTTAAATTTTCTATAATTTCCACAGGAGATGAGATCATAGGGGAAGATGAAGAGTACAAGATGGGGAAAATTAGGGATGTGAACTCCTACACCCTTTCTTTAGCTATCCAGAAATTCGGAGTTGTGGTAGAGAAAAAAATAGTAAAAGATAATTTTGATACTATACTAGAAGAGGTAAAAAAATCCACTGAAAAATCAGATATAGTTCTCATATCAGGGGGAAGTTCTGCCGGAAACTATGACTACACAAGTAAGGTTATATCTCTACTGGATGAAGGAGAGGTTTTCATTCATGGGATCTCGATAAAACCTGGAAAACCTACCATTATTGGGAAATCTAACGATAAACTGATATTTGGATTACCTGGGCATCCGATTTCTTCCATGGTTGTTTTTAATATTGTTGTAAAAAAACTTATTGAAAACCTATATTTTTGTGAGGATAAAGATGATTATTACTATGGAACTTTATCTCACAATCTTCACTCGACTCCTGGACGGACAACATATCAGATGATCAACAAAACTATTGAAAATGATGATATAGTTATTAATCCTATTTTCGGAAAATCAGGGATGACCACTCTTATGACTAAATCCAATGGATATATAATATTGGAAAGTAATATAGAGGGACTAGAAAAAGGAAGCAGGGTAAAGGTATATAGATTTTAG